A portion of the Persephonella sp. genome contains these proteins:
- a CDS encoding FliI/YscN family ATPase, with the protein MKLKERLKRIPRYKIKGKIAGVTGPIIEAHLPKVSIGDSCVLENKVEAEVVGFKDGKTLLMAYDDTKGISVGSWIESTQEPVSIGVGEDLLGCVVDPFGKPLNKDNFVPSYQYYLKNEIVNPLKRARITQPLDVGIRSINALLTIGKGQRIGIFAGAGVGKSTLLGMISRYTEADVNVIVLVGERGREVREFIEDNLGEEGLKKSVVVVATSDQPPLAKIRAVYTAVAIANYFSNMGRDVLFLVDSLTRLAMAQREIGLAVGEPPTTKGYTPSVFALLPKFIEQAGNFVGRGSITGIYTVLVEGDDISMDPVADAAMGFLDGHIVLSRELANKRVFPAIDVLKSVSRLMPQLVDDDILKYQAIFMDLETTYRESEDMINLGLYKKGTTPKIDLAIQIHKDMEEFIKQDMRMKVSFEESINQLEELIEKIRKEGLNYGINWDW; encoded by the coding sequence ATTAAAAAGAATTCCCCGCTATAAGATAAAAGGAAAGATCGCAGGAGTAACAGGTCCCATTATAGAAGCTCATCTTCCTAAAGTTTCTATCGGAGATTCATGTGTTCTGGAAAATAAAGTGGAAGCCGAAGTTGTTGGGTTTAAAGATGGGAAAACACTCCTTATGGCTTACGACGACACAAAAGGAATTTCTGTAGGAAGCTGGATAGAATCAACTCAGGAGCCAGTCAGCATTGGTGTAGGGGAAGATCTTTTAGGCTGTGTTGTTGATCCCTTCGGAAAACCTCTTAACAAAGACAACTTTGTCCCTTCTTACCAGTACTATCTGAAAAATGAGATAGTCAATCCGTTAAAAAGGGCAAGGATAACACAGCCTTTAGATGTGGGAATTAGATCAATAAATGCCCTTTTAACAATAGGAAAAGGACAGAGAATAGGTATTTTCGCAGGGGCAGGAGTTGGCAAAAGCACACTGCTTGGTATGATATCAAGATACACAGAAGCAGATGTAAACGTTATAGTTCTTGTTGGTGAAAGGGGTAGAGAAGTAAGGGAGTTTATTGAAGACAACCTGGGGGAAGAAGGGCTTAAAAAGTCGGTTGTTGTTGTTGCAACATCAGATCAACCTCCTCTGGCAAAAATAAGGGCTGTTTACACAGCAGTTGCCATAGCAAACTACTTTTCCAATATGGGGAGAGATGTTTTATTTTTGGTTGATTCTCTAACAAGGCTTGCTATGGCACAGAGGGAGATTGGTCTTGCTGTAGGAGAGCCTCCAACAACAAAAGGTTATACCCCATCAGTTTTTGCACTCCTTCCTAAATTTATAGAGCAGGCAGGAAATTTTGTTGGCAGAGGAAGTATAACCGGAATATACACAGTTCTTGTTGAAGGAGACGATATAAGCATGGATCCTGTTGCAGACGCAGCAATGGGTTTTCTTGACGGTCATATAGTTCTCTCAAGGGAACTGGCAAACAAAAGAGTATTCCCTGCCATAGATGTTTTGAAAAGCGTCAGCAGATTAATGCCACAGCTTGTTGATGACGATATATTAAAGTATCAGGCGATTTTTATGGATCTGGAAACAACATACAGAGAGTCTGAAGACATGATTAACTTAGGGCTGTATAAAAAAGGAACAACACCTAAGATAGACCTTGCAATACAGATACACAAAGATATGGAGGAGTTTATAAAACAGGATATGAGAATGAAAGTAAGTTTTGAGGAAAGTATAAATCAGCTTGAGGAACTTATAGAAAAAATAAGAAAAGAGGGTTTAAACTATGGAATTAACTGGGATTGGTGA
- a CDS encoding flagellar hook capping FlgD N-terminal domain-containing protein has product MELTGIGDYLKKPEIVQAGYDNSKMENEDFLKVLLADLAWQDPLDAKDISEFINNTVKLRQMEVLNDFQETVKMLKEASEVNSLLYASNLIGKKVYYEGIYTYVENGKSQVKFKLEDSADIVKVTVMDQKGNVVEEKTFSNLEGNKEYPFEIDNPALTDGYYTVYVEAKKGKESVKATLISEGIAESVLRSSEGIKIIIHNNEIDLNSIVQIGG; this is encoded by the coding sequence ATGGAATTAACTGGGATTGGTGATTATTTAAAAAAACCTGAGATAGTTCAAGCAGGTTACGACAACTCAAAGATGGAGAATGAGGACTTTTTAAAGGTTCTCCTTGCAGATCTGGCATGGCAAGATCCCCTTGATGCCAAAGATATATCAGAATTCATAAATAATACCGTTAAGCTCAGACAGATGGAAGTTCTCAACGATTTTCAGGAAACAGTTAAGATGCTTAAAGAGGCAAGTGAGGTAAATTCTCTCCTTTATGCGTCTAATCTGATAGGAAAAAAGGTGTATTACGAAGGTATCTACACATATGTTGAAAATGGAAAATCACAAGTTAAGTTTAAATTAGAGGACAGTGCTGATATTGTTAAGGTTACCGTTATGGATCAAAAAGGTAATGTTGTAGAGGAAAAGACTTTTTCAAATCTTGAAGGAAATAAAGAGTACCCGTTTGAGATTGATAATCCAGCTTTGACAGACGGGTATTACACAGTTTATGTTGAAGCAAAAAAAGGAAAAGAAAGCGTAAAGGCAACTTTAATATCTGAAGGTATTGCCGAAAGTGTACTAAGAAGTTCGGAAGGGATTAAGATTATAATCCATAACAACGAGATAGATTTAAATTCAATTGTTCAAATAGGAGGTTAA